Proteins from a genomic interval of Streptomyces sp. NBC_01445:
- a CDS encoding HAD family hydrolase, which yields MTSDATKQTVPVAEATESLRELIKRARFVLFDFDGPICRLFAGHSAERVAVEQVRWLEERGLHGLLTEEERAEPDPHAVLRAVDRRRPGSDLVVELEERLTQQELTAVASAWPTQFADPLIRTWFAVGAHLAVTTNNSPAVASRYLATRGLTSCFAPHIYGRTQDLHLLKPHPHCVQRALGALGATPETSLMIGDTPSDFEAATAAGIAFLGYARTDRKAKVLREAGAEVVVSSLEPVLGVLRGRG from the coding sequence GTGACTTCTGATGCAACGAAGCAGACTGTTCCGGTGGCTGAAGCGACGGAATCACTGCGGGAACTGATCAAAAGGGCGCGCTTCGTGCTCTTCGACTTCGACGGGCCGATCTGCCGGCTCTTCGCGGGGCACTCGGCGGAGCGGGTGGCCGTCGAACAGGTGCGGTGGCTCGAGGAGCGCGGGCTGCACGGTCTGCTCACCGAGGAGGAGCGCGCGGAACCGGACCCGCACGCCGTCCTGCGCGCCGTCGACCGCCGGCGCCCCGGCAGCGACCTGGTCGTCGAGCTGGAGGAGCGCCTCACCCAGCAGGAGCTCACGGCGGTGGCCTCGGCGTGGCCCACACAGTTCGCCGACCCGCTGATCAGGACGTGGTTCGCGGTGGGCGCCCACCTGGCCGTCACGACGAACAACTCCCCGGCGGTGGCGTCCCGCTACCTGGCCACGCGCGGCCTCACCAGCTGCTTCGCCCCGCACATCTACGGCCGAACCCAGGACCTCCACCTCCTGAAGCCCCACCCGCACTGCGTACAGCGCGCCCTCGGCGCCCTAGGCGCGACCCCCGAAACGTCCCTGATGATCGGCGACACCCCCTCGGACTTCGAAGCGGCCACAGCGGCGGGCATCGCGTTCCTGGGCTACGCCCGAACCGACCGCAAGGCAAAGGTCCTGAGGGAGGCGGGAGCGGAGGTGGTGGTGTCCTCCCTGGAGCCGGTGCTCGGGGTGTTGCGGGGGCGGGGCTGA